The Buchnera aphidicola (Takecallis arundicolens) genome has a window encoding:
- a CDS encoding NifU family protein translates to MINITKKAQKYLKYLLSKQKKKNYLRISIKYPGTEYAECKISYDTYQKVLNKDIELKYTGFSIYINKIISPYLYDSKIDLVGDDTNQKLMLLAPNAIKRIISNNNNVYSDVKKKSLFNQVQHFIDYQINPMLSMHGGKIILVDISDQKYVMIRFLGGCNGCTMSNVTLKNSIEKKILSNFTDLNGVQDLTVHNRGAHSFL, encoded by the coding sequence ATGATAAATATTACTAAAAAAGCACAAAAATATTTGAAGTATTTATTATCAAAACAAAAAAAAAAAAATTATTTAAGAATTTCAATTAAATATCCAGGTACTGAATATGCTGAATGTAAAATTTCTTATGATACATATCAAAAAGTATTAAATAAAGATATTGAATTGAAATATACCGGTTTTAGTATTTATATTAATAAAATAATTTCTCCTTATTTATACGATTCTAAAATTGATTTAGTTGGTGATGATACGAATCAAAAATTAATGTTATTAGCTCCAAATGCTATAAAACGAATTATTTCAAATAATAATAATGTATATAGTGATGTAAAAAAAAAATCGTTATTTAATCAAGTACAACATTTTATTGATTATCAAATTAATCCTATGTTAAGTATGCATGGTGGTAAAATTATTTTAGTTGATATTTCAGACCAAAAATATGTGATGATACGGTTTTTAGGCGGTTGTAATGGTTGTACGATGTCAAATGTTACTTTAAAAAATAGTATTGAAAAAAAAATTTTAAGTAATTTTACCGATTTAAATGGTGTACAAGATCTTACAGTACATAATCGTGGTGCACATTCTTTTTTATAA
- the ssb gene encoding single-stranded DNA-binding protein, with amino-acid sequence MARGINKVILIGNLGKNPEIRYMSNGNAVTNITLATSDSWKDKHTNSIKEKTEWHKIVLFGKLAEIANKFLYKGSQIYIEGSLQTRKWIDKSGVDRYTTEIIVNMNGRMQMLGNRRANSVDNNDKNNNDITHSTSLNTNDQVDVNLKNKLLEEDMSHVEFDEELPF; translated from the coding sequence ATGGCTAGAGGTATTAATAAAGTAATTTTAATTGGTAATTTAGGAAAAAATCCTGAAATACGTTACATGTCTAATGGAAATGCAGTAACGAATATTACTTTAGCAACATCAGATAGTTGGAAAGATAAACATACAAATTCAATTAAAGAAAAAACTGAATGGCATAAAATTGTGTTATTTGGTAAATTAGCAGAAATTGCAAATAAGTTTTTATATAAAGGTTCACAGATATACATAGAAGGATCTTTACAAACTCGTAAATGGATTGATAAGTCTGGAGTTGATCGTTATACAACAGAGATTATAGTGAATATGAACGGTAGAATGCAAATGTTAGGTAATCGACGTGCAAATTCTGTTGATAATAATGATAAAAATAATAATGATATTACACATTCGACATCATTAAATACTAATGATCAGGTTGATGTTAATTTAAAAAATAAACTTTTAGAAGAAGATATGTCACATGTGGAATTTGATGAAGAATTACCGTTTTAA
- the dnaB gene encoding replicative DNA helicase, translated as MKKSNFFKQNEINKHPPYSLEAEQSILGGLMLDNTKWDIVANYIIADDFFNTAHKIIFHEMQKLTDQNSPIDLITLSESLEKKKKLIQVGKFSYLSEMIKNTPSAENIIAYINIIKEYAILREIITIGNKIAYLGYNTNGKTSSEILDYVEYNVLNITQKRLNQDKNPKNIRFMLDKTINAIEKLLNSPNNNITGLDTGYIDLNKMTLGLQPSDLIIIAARPSMGKTTLSMNICENIAMQYNKPILIFSLEMPGEQIMIRMLSSLSRVYQHNIRTGLLTDEDWSRISSTINILLKKNNIYIDDSSQLTPNEIRSKARQLYKSRGLSLIMIDYLQLIHVPHLSTQRTLEIAEISRSLKSLAKELKIPIIAVSQLNRSLEQRSDRKPINSDLRESGSLEQDADLIMFIYRDELYNENSEFKGIAEIIIGKQRNGPNGTIKLIFNGNLCRFDNYYQ; from the coding sequence ATGAAAAAATCTAATTTTTTTAAACAAAATGAAATTAATAAACATCCACCTTATTCCCTGGAAGCAGAACAATCTATATTAGGTGGACTCATGTTAGATAATACAAAATGGGATATTGTTGCAAATTATATTATTGCAGATGACTTTTTTAATACAGCACATAAAATCATTTTTCATGAAATGCAAAAATTAACTGACCAAAATTCTCCAATAGATTTAATTACTTTATCTGAATCACTAGAAAAAAAAAAAAAATTAATACAAGTAGGAAAATTCTCTTATTTATCTGAAATGATTAAAAATACTCCAAGTGCTGAAAATATTATTGCATATATTAATATAATAAAAGAATATGCAATATTACGTGAAATTATTACTATAGGAAATAAAATTGCTTATTTAGGGTATAATACAAATGGAAAAACTAGTTCAGAAATTTTAGACTATGTGGAATATAATGTATTAAATATAACTCAAAAACGATTAAATCAAGATAAAAATCCTAAAAATATACGCTTCATGCTCGATAAAACAATTAATGCAATAGAAAAATTACTGAATTCACCTAATAATAACATTACAGGATTAGATACAGGATATATAGACTTAAATAAAATGACATTAGGATTACAACCGTCAGATCTTATTATTATTGCAGCACGTCCTTCTATGGGTAAAACTACTTTATCAATGAATATTTGTGAAAATATTGCAATGCAGTATAACAAACCAATATTAATATTCAGTTTAGAAATGCCAGGCGAACAAATAATGATACGAATGTTATCATCTTTATCACGTGTATATCAACATAATATTCGTACTGGATTACTTACTGATGAAGATTGGTCTCGTATATCTAGCACTATTAATATTCTTTTAAAGAAAAACAACATATATATAGATGATTCATCCCAATTAACACCTAATGAAATACGCTCAAAAGCTAGGCAATTATATAAATCTAGAGGTTTAAGTTTAATTATGATTGATTATCTACAATTAATACACGTACCACATTTATCTACGCAACGTACACTAGAAATTGCTGAGATCTCTAGATCATTAAAATCTTTAGCTAAAGAATTAAAAATACCTATCATTGCTGTTTCACAATTAAATAGATCATTAGAACAAAGATCAGATAGAAAACCTATAAATTCAGATTTAAGAGAATCTGGTTCATTAGAGCAAGATGCAGATTTAATTATGTTTATTTATCGGGATGAATTATATAATGAAAACAGTGAATTCAAAGGTATTGCAGAAATTATTATTGGTAAACAAAGAAACGGTCCTAATGGCACAATAAAATTAATATTTAACGGTAATTTATGTCGATTTGACAATTATTACCAGTAA
- a CDS encoding YqgE/AlgH family protein has product MTLQNNLLIAMPGIKNPFFKKTVIYICEHNQEGAMGIIINKPLKKLKIENILEQLNINPSSCLFGPKVKDAVIMGGPQAQERGFILHSSRKPFYSSIYISEKTVITTSRDILESLSILEEPTNILVALGYCTWDKNQLEYELLNNFWLTASVNQSILFHTPIKNRWIKASKILGIDIYQLSIYFGHA; this is encoded by the coding sequence ATGACTTTACAAAATAATCTGTTAATTGCTATGCCGGGGATCAAAAATCCTTTTTTTAAAAAAACAGTAATATATATTTGTGAACATAATCAAGAAGGAGCAATGGGTATTATAATAAATAAACCATTAAAAAAATTAAAAATAGAAAATATTTTAGAACAGCTAAATATTAATCCATCGTCATGCTTATTCGGACCTAAAGTGAAAGATGCGGTAATTATGGGAGGTCCTCAAGCACAGGAGAGGGGATTTATATTACATTCTTCAAGAAAACCATTTTATTCTAGTATTTATATTTCTGAAAAAACTGTAATCACAACATCTAGAGATATTCTAGAATCTTTATCTATTTTAGAAGAACCAACGAATATATTAGTTGCTTTAGGATATTGTACATGGGATAAAAATCAATTAGAATATGAATTATTAAATAATTTTTGGTTAACCGCTTCTGTAAATCAATCAATATTATTTCACACACCAATTAAAAACAGATGGATTAAAGCATCAAAAATTTTAGGTATTGATATCTATCAATTATCCATTTACTTTGGACATGCATGA
- the ruvX gene encoding Holliday junction resolvase RuvX has translation MIILSFDFGTKNIGVAIGQNITYTAHALNCIQVKKGIPDWKKINTLITCWMPKLIVVGYPLNMDGSKQNFTKKTITFVKLLKKRFLIDVELHDERLTTIESKSILYMQGGYKKLKKNYIDSLAAALILESWFQNNKKIKL, from the coding sequence ATGATTATATTATCATTCGATTTCGGTACAAAAAATATCGGTGTAGCTATTGGTCAAAATATTACATATACAGCACATGCATTAAACTGTATTCAAGTTAAAAAAGGTATTCCAGATTGGAAAAAAATTAACACTTTAATTACGTGTTGGATGCCAAAATTAATTGTTGTAGGATACCCATTAAATATGGATGGTTCTAAACAAAATTTTACTAAAAAAACTATTACTTTTGTAAAACTATTAAAAAAACGTTTTCTTATCGATGTGGAATTACATGATGAACGATTAACAACAATAGAATCAAAATCAATTTTATATATGCAAGGAGGATATAAAAAATTAAAAAAAAATTATATAGATTCTTTAGCAGCTGCACTAATATTAGAAAGTTGGTTTCAAAACAACAAAAAAATAAAATTATGA
- the hemW gene encoding radical SAM family heme chaperone HemW, with the protein MIFMPSLSLYIHIPWCIKICPYCDFNAYKLKKHDSKIHYIRHLLTDLNNHKDIIKNRIIKTIFIGGGTPSLLDINLLKYLLNTVKKNISYNNNIEITIEINPETMTIEKILDYIQCGINRISLGIQTFNPILLKLLGRTHSIENTIHLLYEIKKYTELNVNIDLMYGIPQQTLQHCLSDLEQAILINPNHISWYQLNIEKNTIFYYQKPQLPKESEIWKMYNQGNKLLIQANYKRYEISSYAKNNKTCLHNLNYWKFGDYLGIGCGAHSKITKKNGDIVRIIKKNRLYEYCNKNKMYISDNIIIPDQEKPGEYFMNVCRLFKPIKKTDFNLYTQLKLDYIKKKIKKAVLKKYLIETPEYWNITLKGRNFLNDLIMLFI; encoded by the coding sequence ATGATTTTTATGCCTTCATTAAGTTTATATATTCATATACCATGGTGCATAAAAATATGCCCATATTGTGATTTTAATGCATATAAATTAAAAAAACATGACTCAAAAATACATTATATCCGACATCTACTAACAGATTTAAACAATCATAAAGATATTATTAAAAATCGAATTATAAAAACCATTTTCATAGGTGGAGGTACACCAAGCCTTCTTGATATTAATTTATTAAAATACTTATTAAATACAGTAAAAAAAAATATATCCTATAATAATAATATTGAAATTACTATAGAAATCAATCCAGAAACCATGACAATAGAAAAAATACTAGATTATATACAATGTGGAATTAATAGAATATCATTAGGTATACAAACTTTTAATCCAATCTTATTAAAATTACTCGGTCGTACACATTCTATAGAAAATACAATCCATTTACTATATGAAATAAAAAAATACACTGAACTAAATGTTAATATTGATCTAATGTATGGTATACCACAACAAACATTACAACATTGTTTATCTGATCTAGAACAAGCTATATTAATTAATCCAAATCATATTTCTTGGTACCAATTAAATATAGAAAAAAATACTATTTTTTATTATCAAAAACCACAATTACCGAAAGAATCTGAAATTTGGAAAATGTATAATCAGGGTAATAAATTATTGATACAAGCAAATTATAAACGATATGAAATATCCTCTTATGCTAAAAATAATAAAACATGTTTACATAATTTAAATTACTGGAAATTTGGTGATTATCTTGGTATCGGATGTGGTGCACATAGCAAAATAACAAAAAAAAATGGAGATATTGTACGAATTATAAAAAAAAATAGATTATATGAATATTGTAATAAAAATAAAATGTATATTTCAGACAATATAATAATTCCAGACCAAGAAAAACCAGGAGAATACTTTATGAATGTATGTCGATTATTCAAACCAATTAAAAAAACAGATTTTAATTTGTATACACAATTAAAATTAGATTATATAAAAAAAAAAATAAAAAAAGCAGTATTAAAAAAATACCTTATAGAAACACCAGAGTACTGGAATATTACGTTAAAAGGGAGAAATTTTTTAAATGATTTGATTATGTTATTTATATAA
- the trmB gene encoding tRNA (guanosine(46)-N7)-methyltransferase TrmB, with protein sequence MKNIITNNFITPQYNKNGVFLRTTHSFKSRLRHINKNIIYILKRYWCHFGINFQNKFINFNDIFIKKKLPIILEIGFGNGKNLFYTALQNKSYNVLGIEVYLPGIAGVIRKIHDSKLRIYNLKVIAHDALEVLQYMIPNNTINVIQLFFPDPWPKTCHHKRRILQKSFIILLSKKIVYNGILHIITDCMLYKQYIINMIRTIKNFINISNYFHSDILKYFINMTKFGQKAVLKKKKIFNLIFQCTR encoded by the coding sequence ATGAAAAATATTATAACTAATAATTTTATTACACCACAGTATAATAAAAATGGTGTTTTTTTACGTACAACACATAGTTTTAAATCTCGTTTACGTCATATTAATAAAAATATTATTTACATATTAAAAAGATATTGGTGTCATTTTGGAATAAATTTTCAAAATAAATTTATTAATTTTAATGATATTTTTATAAAAAAAAAACTTCCAATAATATTAGAAATTGGTTTTGGTAATGGAAAAAATTTATTTTATACTGCTTTACAGAATAAATCGTATAACGTGTTAGGTATTGAAGTATACCTACCTGGTATTGCTGGTGTTATTAGGAAAATACATGATTCTAAACTGAGAATATATAATTTAAAAGTTATTGCTCATGATGCTTTAGAGGTACTACAATATATGATACCAAATAATACAATTAATGTTATTCAATTATTTTTTCCTGACCCTTGGCCAAAAACTTGTCATCATAAAAGACGTATTTTACAAAAATCATTTATAATATTACTTTCAAAAAAAATAGTTTATAATGGAATATTACATATTATAACTGATTGTATGTTATATAAACAATATATTATTAATATGATTCGTACAATAAAAAATTTCATAAATATATCAAATTATTTTCATTCTGACATATTAAAGTATTTTATTAACATGACTAAATTTGGGCAGAAAGCAGTATTAAAGAAAAAAAAAATTTTTAATTTAATTTTTCAATGTACAAGATAA
- a CDS encoding A/G-specific adenine glycosylase codes for MENWKFAQIIVNWQHQFGRNNLPWQKNNDVYSIWISEIMLQQTQVKTVVPYFKKFIHTFNNIYDLSKSDLNKILHLWSGLGYYNRAHNIYKTSKIIVDKYNGFFPKNVYNLTQLPGIGLTTAHAILSLAYNFSLPILDSNVKRILTRFYNLKKNNISNIKYEKKLWKIIKLLIPIHHAKKFNQGMMDLGSLICSYKNPKCTICPIKISCKYTKYKSHTVKKIQINNLKKRKRLFYIVLQHKKYIYLKYRKKKTIWKKMFCFPEFYNLQDMQCWLSKKNIQKIYHEKYYHTNHKFSHFELKMIFIHITIKNTKFKKNKHNLWYNIQEKQHIGIPKPIYNILIQITNQFHKNEKII; via the coding sequence ATGGAAAATTGGAAATTTGCACAAATTATAGTAAATTGGCAACATCAATTTGGCCGAAATAATTTACCATGGCAAAAAAATAATGACGTATATTCAATATGGATATCGGAAATTATGTTACAACAAACACAAGTGAAAACAGTTGTACCATATTTTAAGAAATTTATTCATACATTCAATAACATTTATGATTTGTCAAAATCTGATTTAAACAAAATATTACACTTATGGAGCGGTTTAGGATACTATAATCGTGCACATAACATATATAAAACATCAAAAATTATAGTTGATAAATATAATGGATTTTTTCCAAAAAATGTTTATAATTTAACACAATTACCAGGTATTGGATTAACAACAGCACATGCAATTCTATCCCTTGCTTATAATTTCTCACTACCAATTCTAGATAGTAATGTAAAACGAATATTAACTCGATTCTATAATTTAAAAAAAAATAACATCAGTAATATAAAATATGAAAAAAAATTATGGAAAATAATAAAATTACTTATTCCCATTCATCATGCTAAAAAATTTAATCAAGGTATGATGGATTTAGGTTCTCTAATATGTTCTTACAAAAATCCAAAATGTACTATTTGCCCAATTAAAATATCGTGTAAATATACTAAATATAAATCACATACTGTAAAAAAAATACAAATTAATAACCTAAAAAAAAGAAAAAGACTTTTTTATATTGTACTACAGCATAAAAAATACATTTATCTAAAATATAGAAAAAAAAAAACAATATGGAAAAAAATGTTTTGTTTTCCTGAATTTTATAATTTACAAGATATGCAATGCTGGTTATCAAAAAAAAATATTCAAAAAATTTACCATGAAAAATATTATCATACAAACCATAAATTCAGTCATTTTGAACTTAAAATGATATTTATACATATTACTATAAAAAATACAAAATTCAAAAAAAATAAACATAATTTATGGTATAACATACAAGAAAAACAACACATTGGTATACCTAAACCAATATATAATATCTTAATTCAGATCACTAATCAATTCCATAAAAATGAAAAAATAATATGA
- a CDS encoding oxidative damage protection protein, whose protein sequence is MKLIFCQYFKKVLEGFEDPFYPGLIGKKIFHNISKKAWNIWMKEQTKFINENNLNMLNNNDIQKVEKYMMNFLFIKN, encoded by the coding sequence ATGAAACTAATATTTTGTCAATATTTTAAAAAAGTTTTAGAAGGTTTTGAAGATCCATTTTATCCAGGATTAATAGGTAAAAAAATATTTCATAATATCTCTAAAAAAGCCTGGAATATATGGATGAAGGAACAAACAAAATTTATTAATGAAAATAATTTAAATATGCTAAATAATAACGATATTCAGAAGGTTGAAAAATACATGATGAATTTCTTATTTATTAAAAATTAA
- the sbcB gene encoding exodeoxyribonuclease I, giving the protein MKNLIENNFTFLFYDYETFGLHPALDKPSQFACIRTDVDLNIIEPHHHFFCYPPIDYLPDPKSVLLTGITPQYTKKNGLNEFFFSKKIFSILNTRNTCIVGYNNIQFDDEITRNIFYRNFLDPYSWSWKNNNSRWDLICLVRACYILTPDNIIWPKNKLGFVSFKLEDLTKTNNINHNAHDALSDVYATIEVMRFIKKKKPALFNFFFKYRLKSNIKKLINIHNYTPLIHISNYLGSMRNNITCIVPICWSNSNNLIFFDLYMDLDILINYVRVTHINKINIQKLYSFGVGFLNINKCPILIPLDFFTKKKLLTFFINMNVYLNKICILQKEYNFLKKMNNFFKKYTYSNITNNVDLKIYDSFFSQKEKNTMYKIHSIKISAWNNIQFDLNKKLQEMFFRLRARNFPILLSQLERKKWKIHCIQVFSENIVSNYFIMLKQLLDKHSTNHRLCALLVELEQYACLLMKQFYY; this is encoded by the coding sequence GTGAAAAATTTAATAGAAAATAATTTTACTTTTTTGTTTTATGATTATGAAACTTTTGGATTACATCCTGCTTTAGACAAGCCATCTCAATTTGCATGTATACGTACTGATGTAGATTTAAATATTATTGAACCACACCATCATTTTTTTTGTTATCCTCCTATTGATTATTTACCAGATCCTAAATCTGTACTATTAACAGGTATTACACCACAGTACACTAAAAAAAATGGATTAAATGAGTTTTTTTTTTCTAAGAAAATATTTAGTATTTTAAATACTAGGAATACTTGTATTGTAGGATATAATAATATTCAGTTTGATGATGAAATAACAAGAAATATTTTTTATCGTAATTTTTTAGATCCTTATTCTTGGAGTTGGAAAAATAATAATTCTCGATGGGATTTAATATGTCTTGTAAGAGCATGTTATATATTGACACCAGATAATATTATTTGGCCTAAAAATAAACTTGGTTTTGTTAGTTTTAAATTGGAAGATTTAACTAAGACTAATAATATTAATCATAATGCACATGATGCTTTATCTGATGTATATGCAACAATAGAAGTAATGCGTTTTATAAAAAAAAAAAAACCAGCATTATTTAATTTTTTTTTTAAATACAGGTTAAAAAGTAATATTAAGAAGTTAATTAATATTCATAATTATACTCCTTTAATTCATATTTCAAATTATCTTGGTTCCATGCGAAATAATATTACTTGTATTGTTCCAATATGTTGGAGTAATTCTAATAATTTAATATTTTTTGATTTATATATGGATCTTGATATTTTAATAAATTATGTACGTGTTACACATATTAATAAAATTAATATTCAGAAATTATATAGTTTTGGTGTTGGTTTTTTAAATATTAACAAATGTCCAATTCTTATTCCGTTAGATTTTTTTACTAAAAAAAAATTATTGACATTTTTTATTAACATGAATGTATACTTAAATAAGATATGTATTTTACAGAAAGAATATAATTTTTTAAAAAAAATGAATAATTTTTTTAAAAAATATACTTATAGTAATATTACTAATAATGTGGATTTAAAGATATATGATTCATTTTTTTCTCAAAAAGAAAAAAACACTATGTATAAAATACATAGTATTAAAATTAGTGCTTGGAATAATATACAATTCGATTTAAATAAAAAGTTACAAGAGATGTTTTTTCGATTACGAGCGCGTAATTTTCCAATTTTATTAAGTCAATTGGAAAGAAAAAAATGGAAAATACATTGTATACAAGTATTTTCTGAAAATATAGTAAGTAATTATTTTATTATGTTGAAACAATTATTAGATAAACATAGTACAAATCATAGATTATGTGCATTATTAGTAGAATTAGAACAATATGCTTGTTTATTAATGAAACAGTTTTATTATTAA
- the pyrE gene encoding orotate phosphoribosyltransferase yields MYQENFIKFALKRQALQFGNFYLKSGRYSPYFFNSNCFYNGSDILKIGEMYSDIIQKTQINFDVIFGLAYKGIPIATAIAIALKKKYNLKIPYFFNRKERKTYSDSGTIIGTQYTKKNIIIIDDVITSGMTIQQSSTILNFKENNNNIAGIFVLFDRQELCLSHLQTAENELIKQYDCPIFSIINIIDIIKYLKKKNIHQDYLKIIIKYYQKYGSLNVNNI; encoded by the coding sequence ATGTATCAAGAAAATTTTATTAAATTCGCTTTAAAAAGACAAGCTTTACAATTTGGAAATTTTTATTTAAAATCAGGACGTTATAGTCCATATTTTTTTAATTCAAATTGTTTTTACAATGGTTCAGACATATTAAAAATAGGAGAAATGTATAGCGATATTATACAAAAGACTCAAATAAATTTTGATGTTATTTTTGGTTTAGCTTACAAAGGTATTCCAATAGCAACCGCTATAGCAATAGCATTAAAAAAAAAATATAACTTAAAAATACCATATTTCTTTAATAGAAAAGAACGAAAAACCTATAGTGATTCAGGTACTATCATTGGTACACAATATACTAAAAAAAATATTATTATTATTGATGACGTCATAACATCAGGTATGACAATTCAACAATCGAGCACAATTCTTAACTTTAAAGAAAATAATAATAATATTGCAGGAATATTTGTCTTATTTGATCGCCAAGAATTGTGTCTATCACACCTTCAGACTGCAGAAAACGAATTAATTAAACAATATGATTGTCCAATATTTTCTATTATTAATATTATAGACATTATTAAATATCTAAAAAAAAAAAATATTCATCAAGATTATCTAAAAATAATAATTAAATATTATCAGAAATATGGATCATTAAATGTAAATAATATATAA
- the dut gene encoding dUTP diphosphatase produces the protein MYNVDIKILDKRLEYDTSFLKYQTSGSSALDLQAMIYKNITVYPNQVILLPSGLAIFISNPLITAIIVPRSGLGHNYGIILGNTIGLIDSDYQGELMISIWNRSLKKFYIKPGDRIAQLLFVPIIKPNFNVVSNFPLTTRNKSGFGHSGV, from the coding sequence ATGTATAATGTTGATATAAAAATTTTAGATAAAAGATTAGAATATGATACTTCGTTTTTAAAATATCAAACATCAGGATCTAGTGCTTTAGATTTACAGGCGATGATATATAAAAATATTACAGTGTATCCAAATCAAGTTATATTATTACCTTCTGGTCTTGCTATTTTTATTAGTAATCCTTTAATTACTGCAATAATTGTACCACGTTCTGGTTTAGGACATAATTATGGTATTATTTTGGGTAATACAATAGGATTAATTGATTCTGATTATCAAGGTGAGTTAATGATTTCAATTTGGAATCGGAGTTTAAAAAAATTTTATATTAAACCTGGTGATAGAATTGCACAGTTATTATTCGTTCCAATTATTAAACCTAATTTTAATGTGGTGTCTAATTTTCCACTTACTACTAGAAATAAAAGTGGTTTTGGACATTCTGGTGTGTAA
- the rplI gene encoding 50S ribosomal protein L9 — MKIILLKDMPGLGKFGNTVKVKSGYARNYLVPYGMAVFSNIHNIQELKYHNQEIQLKEKIDIKNAQLRILKIKQISPIIICTKSRKTGQLFGSIGVKDIVHSIVKSGVHIDKNELVIPEGVIRTIGKYFVIFQPYKNVSCYILVKIIPE, encoded by the coding sequence ATGAAAATTATTTTATTAAAAGATATGCCAGGTTTAGGTAAATTTGGTAACACTGTAAAAGTAAAATCGGGATATGCTAGAAATTATCTTGTTCCATATGGTATGGCTGTATTTTCGAATATTCATAATATTCAAGAATTAAAGTATCATAATCAGGAAATACAATTAAAAGAAAAGATTGATATAAAAAATGCACAATTAAGAATTTTAAAAATAAAACAAATTAGTCCAATTATTATTTGTACTAAGTCTCGTAAAACAGGGCAATTATTTGGATCAATTGGAGTAAAAGACATTGTACATTCGATTGTAAAATCAGGTGTACATATAGATAAAAATGAATTAGTTATTCCAGAAGGTGTAATTCGTACGATAGGTAAATATTTTGTTATATTTCAACCGTATAAAAATGTTTCATGTTATATATTGGTGAAAATTATTCCTGAATAG
- the rpsR gene encoding 30S ribosomal protein S18 codes for MVRYFRRRKFCRFTADNVIRIDYKDISTLKHYITENSKIVPSRITGTRSKYQKQLSRAIKCARYLALISYTDQHR; via the coding sequence ATGGTTCGATATTTTCGAAGAAGAAAATTTTGTCGTTTTACGGCGGATAATGTCATTCGAATAGATTATAAAGATATTTCTACATTAAAGCATTATATTACAGAAAATAGTAAAATTGTCCCAAGCCGTATTACAGGTACTCGTTCAAAATATCAAAAACAATTATCTAGAGCAATTAAATGTGCTAGGTATCTTGCTTTAATTTCTTATACAGATCAACATCGTTAA
- the rpsF gene encoding 30S ribosomal protein S6, with protein MRHYEIVLMIHPDQTSEQLMKIIHDYKQFIIQNNGLIHRFEDWGRRQLAYSIQKLRKAYYILMNVELSLHILNKLKDKFHFDDYVIRNLILHLKHKIETISPMLKLKDEKPVLK; from the coding sequence ATGCGTCATTATGAAATTGTTCTTATGATACATCCTGATCAAACATCAGAGCAGTTGATGAAGATTATTCATGATTATAAACAATTTATTATACAAAATAATGGTTTAATACATCGTTTTGAAGATTGGGGTAGACGGCAATTAGCTTATTCTATTCAAAAATTAAGAAAAGCGTATTATATTTTAATGAATGTTGAATTGTCACTACATATTCTGAATAAATTGAAAGATAAATTTCATTTTGATGATTATGTAATCCGAAATTTAATTTTACATTTAAAACATAAAATTGAGACTATATCACCAATGTTAAAATTAAAGGATGAGAAACCGGTATTAAAATAA